The genomic window AACGATACGCCCGACGACGCTCCTGGGGGATCGAGCTGGCAACAAAGGTCGTCGACACAGAGCGGCAGTGTACCATAATCGATGGATGAGCGGCAGCTTTAGATCCGTGGCGTGACCGGCAGCGCGCGCATTTCCTGGGGAAAGAGGCTGCGCAGCCAATCGTTCACGGTACAGTCGATCACCAGATGGACGCGATCGGTCGCGCTCTGGTTCTCGACGCGATGCCGCAGGTTCAGGTTGAGATACCAGCACTCGCCCTCGCGCATATCCAGCCGCTCGCCGTCGAGAAAGAAGGCGACATCGGGATTGGTATAGACCGGCACATGCAGCCGGACCTCGCCGTCTTCAAAGCCGAGCCGAAAATCCTTATGCTCCCGAATGCTCGATCGCGCCGCCAGCCGCAGCAATCTGACCGATTGCAGGTGACACTCGAACGTGGCGAGCACCTCCTGCATGTACGGGCAGCGCGCCAGAATGCTGGTATCGGCGAAGTCTTCCACCGCCGTCGGATCGGGGTAGAGCTGGCGCGCCACAC from Herpetosiphonaceae bacterium includes these protein-coding regions:
- a CDS encoding aspartyl/asparaginyl beta-hydroxylase domain-containing protein; protein product: LSYATGSHLPPPPPRSALPIGPTPVFVIHCEVRMLKSLKLPFTFDPARLKADVDALLPDDWVPHFNTSYYEGDWSGAALRSVGGVARQLYPDPTAVEDFADTSILARCPYMQEVLATFECHLQSVRLLRLAARSSIREHKDFRLGFEDGEVRLHVPVYTNPDVAFFLDGERLDMREGECWYLNLNLRHRVENQSATDRVHLVIDCTVNDWLRSLFPQEMRALPVTPRI